A region of Chloroherpetonaceae bacterium DNA encodes the following proteins:
- a CDS encoding DMT family transporter: protein MIYFFLLLAICAGAVLPVQVGMNTTLRQHLGSPILASLTSFSVGTICLLVYAVVGRLPIPSVHTISAAPLWSWFGGTIGALYVTLAIVLAPRLGATTLIAATIAGQMLASMLIDHFGWLNFAERPISIERIIGIILLFVGVILIQRQ, encoded by the coding sequence ATGATTTACTTCTTTTTATTACTAGCTATCTGTGCAGGTGCTGTTCTACCAGTTCAGGTCGGTATGAACACCACCTTGCGCCAGCATCTGGGCAGTCCAATTCTGGCTTCACTTACTTCTTTCAGCGTGGGCACAATTTGCCTCTTGGTCTATGCAGTTGTAGGGCGCTTGCCAATTCCGTCGGTGCATACTATTTCGGCTGCGCCGCTATGGTCGTGGTTCGGGGGCACAATTGGAGCGCTCTACGTAACACTAGCTATTGTGCTGGCACCACGGCTGGGTGCCACAACCCTAATTGCAGCCACGATTGCAGGGCAGATGCTCGCATCTATGCTAATTGACCACTTCGGGTGGCTAAACTTTGCTGAGCGCCCGATTAGCATTGAACGCATAATTGGCATTATCTTGCTCTTTGTGGGTGTAATCCTCATTCAACGGCAGTGA
- a CDS encoding cobalamin-binding protein — protein sequence MRVASLLASGTEIVAALGAEENLIGISHECDYPESIMHLPRLTRARVNYLAPSDLIHLEVQTLMLTALSLYEVHAEQLEALKPDVIITQEQCNVCAVSLDDVKRIVAQLLKQQVEIVSLNPTSLDEIFQDIFRVANALKRQKQAETLVQSLKARIAAISERCKDLPEKPRTLFVEWLDPIFTGGNWMPELIELANGVSLLSEPKSRSVVYPIQDVLNAQPDVIIIAPCGFKLEQTRKDLHLLTQKPEWRALKAVAEGRVFLADGNAYFNRSGPRIVESLEMLAAMMHPTHFADTLARYQATGLIEPLMPEIASASLRQ from the coding sequence ATGAGAGTTGCCTCACTTTTAGCAAGCGGCACGGAAATCGTCGCAGCACTGGGCGCAGAAGAGAACTTAATTGGCATTTCGCATGAATGCGACTATCCCGAATCGATCATGCACTTGCCACGACTTACCAGAGCCAGAGTCAATTACTTAGCGCCATCTGACCTGATTCATCTTGAGGTGCAGACGCTGATGCTGACAGCGCTTTCGCTCTATGAGGTGCATGCCGAGCAGCTGGAAGCGCTAAAGCCCGATGTGATTATCACACAAGAGCAGTGCAATGTCTGCGCCGTCTCGCTCGACGATGTGAAGCGTATCGTAGCACAGCTATTGAAGCAGCAAGTCGAGATTGTCTCGCTAAATCCAACTTCCTTGGATGAGATTTTTCAGGACATTTTTCGAGTTGCAAATGCGCTAAAGCGACAAAAGCAAGCAGAAACACTGGTGCAGTCGCTCAAGGCAAGAATTGCAGCGATTAGTGAGCGATGTAAGGATTTGCCTGAAAAGCCACGCACCCTCTTTGTGGAATGGCTCGACCCAATTTTCACAGGCGGCAACTGGATGCCTGAACTAATTGAGCTGGCAAATGGTGTATCACTGCTCTCGGAGCCAAAAAGCCGTTCAGTCGTTTACCCTATCCAAGATGTGTTGAACGCACAGCCTGATGTGATAATCATTGCGCCGTGTGGATTCAAACTCGAGCAGACGCGAAAAGACCTGCACTTGCTCACTCAAAAACCAGAGTGGAGAGCCTTGAAAGCGGTCGCAGAAGGGCGTGTGTTTTTAGCCGATGGCAATGCATACTTCAACCGCTCTGGCCCAAGAATTGTAGAGAGCTTGGAGATGCTGGCAGCGATGATGCACCCAACGCATTTTGCCGATACCTTGGCACGGTATCAAGCAACAGGACTGATTGAGCCACTGATGCCAGAAATTGCCTCGGCTTCACTGCGGCAGTAG
- a CDS encoding DUF72 domain-containing protein, producing the protein MPKQLYIGTSTWSQKDWVGNFYPHGTKPADYLTEYAKRFSTVEIDSTFYAIPRKSVVEGWYDKTPPNFVFSAKFPQLITHEKRLLDALDATKEFLDIISLLKEKLGCLVLQFPPDYAATPDTAQAMKAFLTALPTQAFRIAVEVRHRSWLKDGFFEHLRQCRVALVLTDQPVMRGVGVQTAPFVYIRWLGNRKLLSEPFTKLVLDKTADMLAWARFIHSLECETVFGYFNNHYAGHSPSSVEAFIKLYTSLAA; encoded by the coding sequence ATGCCAAAACAGTTATACATTGGCACTTCCACTTGGTCGCAGAAAGATTGGGTTGGTAACTTCTACCCGCATGGCACCAAACCTGCTGACTACCTCACTGAGTATGCCAAGCGCTTTTCGACAGTTGAAATTGATTCCACTTTTTATGCTATTCCCCGCAAAAGTGTCGTCGAGGGGTGGTATGACAAAACGCCTCCCAACTTTGTCTTTAGCGCCAAGTTTCCACAACTCATCACTCACGAAAAGCGGCTGCTTGATGCACTGGATGCGACTAAGGAGTTTCTCGACATTATCTCGCTTTTGAAGGAAAAGTTAGGGTGTCTGGTGCTGCAATTTCCACCTGACTATGCAGCCACACCTGACACGGCTCAAGCGATGAAAGCCTTTCTCACCGCGCTGCCAACGCAAGCCTTTCGAATTGCTGTCGAGGTGCGGCATCGCTCATGGCTCAAAGATGGCTTTTTTGAGCATTTGCGCCAGTGTCGAGTCGCACTGGTGCTCACTGACCAGCCTGTTATGCGCGGCGTTGGCGTGCAGACCGCTCCTTTCGTCTACATCCGCTGGTTAGGCAACCGCAAACTACTCTCTGAACCTTTTACCAAACTGGTTTTGGACAAGACAGCCGATATGTTAGCGTGGGCACGGTTTATTCACAGCCTTGAGTGCGAGACGGTCTTCGGCTATTTCAACAATCACTATGCTGGGCATTCGCCTAGCTCTGTGGAGGCATTCATCAAACTTTATACTTCGCTCGCTGCGTAG
- a CDS encoding DUF456 family protein, with translation MDVLYWTLCILLVILGFAGIIVPGLPGAPLVFLGLLTGAWIDDFQKVGWLPLIFIGLLGALTFVVDFLATALGAQHVQASGWAIFGATLGTLIGLFFGFVGILFMPLIGAAIGEYLAKRNLAQSAKVGIATWIGMIVGSAAKIALQMMMVGIFIIAYFLD, from the coding sequence ATGGACGTACTCTACTGGACGCTTTGCATACTCTTGGTGATATTAGGGTTTGCAGGCATTATTGTGCCTGGATTGCCCGGTGCCCCACTGGTCTTCTTAGGTCTTTTGACTGGCGCGTGGATTGATGACTTCCAAAAGGTTGGGTGGCTACCACTCATTTTTATTGGTCTTTTGGGAGCTCTTACATTCGTGGTAGATTTTTTAGCCACAGCGCTTGGAGCGCAGCACGTCCAAGCCAGCGGTTGGGCTATTTTTGGGGCAACACTCGGCACGCTGATTGGGCTATTTTTTGGCTTCGTTGGCATTTTGTTTATGCCTCTGATTGGAGCAGCAATCGGCGAGTATCTTGCTAAACGCAACCTTGCTCAATCTGCCAAAGTTGGCATTGCAACTTGGATTGGCATGATTGTCGGCAGCGCAGCCAAAATCGCCCTGCAAATGATGATGGTTGGTATTTTCATCATTGCTTACTTTCTCGATTAA
- a CDS encoding YqgE/AlgH family protein produces the protein MPKAKEFEITKGTLLIANAMLQDPNFKRTVVLVCEHNENGTFGLILNRPLDLRLEDVIEDFGEWDAPLWLGGPVQTNTLHVIHRLGDRIEGSQEVIDGVFWGGDYEEIRELVRLKTVSTAELKFFLGYSGWGPGQLDDEMRSGSWYLSKATAQTVFTEPPEKLWGRVLRAKGGDYAYIANFPEDPRLN, from the coding sequence ATGCCCAAAGCCAAAGAGTTTGAAATCACCAAAGGCACGCTTCTCATTGCAAATGCGATGCTGCAAGACCCCAACTTCAAGCGCACCGTTGTCTTGGTCTGCGAACACAATGAGAACGGTACCTTTGGCTTGATTCTTAATCGCCCACTGGACTTGCGGCTGGAAGATGTGATTGAGGACTTTGGCGAGTGGGACGCTCCGCTTTGGCTTGGTGGACCTGTTCAAACCAATACGCTGCACGTGATTCACCGACTCGGCGACCGCATTGAAGGCAGCCAGGAAGTAATTGACGGCGTTTTTTGGGGCGGTGACTACGAAGAAATCCGAGAGCTTGTGCGACTGAAAACCGTTAGCACCGCTGAACTTAAATTTTTCTTGGGCTATTCAGGCTGGGGGCCTGGGCAACTTGATGACGAAATGAGAAGCGGTTCATGGTATCTTTCAAAAGCAACTGCCCAAACTGTCTTCACCGAACCGCCTGAAAAGCTCTGGGGCAGAGTCCTGCGCGCCAAAGGCGGCGACTATGCCTACATTGCTAACTTTCCTGAAGACCCCCGACTGAACTAA
- the purE gene encoding 5-(carboxyamino)imidazole ribonucleotide mutase: protein MGSDSDMQTMQEAAFVMEEFQIPFEMKVVSAHRTPDDMAKYAKSAKSRGLKVIIAGAGGAAHLPGMTAAYTTLPVIGVPVQSKTLNGLDSLYSIVQMPAGVPVATVAIGNARNAGLLAVQILALSDERLSAQLADFRKKMADSSRKKNQSLYHNA from the coding sequence ATGGGTTCGGATTCCGATATGCAAACGATGCAAGAGGCTGCTTTCGTGATGGAAGAGTTTCAGATTCCCTTTGAGATGAAAGTGGTCTCAGCGCATCGCACGCCTGACGACATGGCAAAGTATGCTAAATCGGCAAAGTCAAGGGGCTTGAAAGTGATTATTGCTGGCGCAGGCGGGGCTGCACACTTGCCCGGTATGACCGCTGCCTATACCACTTTGCCAGTTATCGGCGTGCCTGTGCAATCCAAAACCCTGAACGGATTGGATTCGTTATACTCGATTGTGCAAATGCCAGCGGGCGTGCCAGTAGCTACGGTCGCAATCGGCAACGCACGCAATGCTGGGCTGCTGGCGGTGCAAATTCTCGCGCTCAGCGATGAGCGACTGAGTGCACAGCTTGCAGATTTCCGGAAAAAAATGGCGGACAGTTCACGCAAGAAAAATCAATCACTCTACCATAACGCCTAA
- a CDS encoding RpiB/LacA/LacB family sugar-phosphate isomerase, with product MILAIGSDERTALTDAVIEELERKGHLLRRFGALKDNASPEERRWTAAAQAVAEAVSRGECHNGILFCWTGTGVAMAANKVPGIRAALCGDAETAKGARRWNDANVLVMSLRTTSIPIAMEMLREWFITLPDTDAENRACLAELQDLEKRYLLQHVSDIQQQ from the coding sequence ATGATTCTTGCAATCGGAAGTGATGAACGCACCGCACTGACCGATGCGGTCATAGAGGAATTGGAGAGAAAGGGACACTTGCTGAGGCGCTTTGGCGCCCTCAAAGACAATGCTTCACCTGAAGAGCGCCGTTGGACTGCTGCTGCACAGGCTGTTGCTGAAGCTGTCTCGAGGGGTGAGTGCCACAATGGTATCCTTTTTTGCTGGACTGGCACAGGGGTTGCAATGGCAGCCAACAAAGTGCCAGGCATTCGCGCTGCACTTTGTGGCGATGCGGAGACTGCAAAAGGTGCACGTCGCTGGAACGATGCTAATGTGCTTGTGATGAGCTTGCGCACGACTTCCATTCCTATTGCAATGGAAATGCTACGCGAGTGGTTTATCACACTGCCCGATACAGATGCAGAAAACCGAGCCTGCCTTGCTGAACTTCAAGACCTTGAAAAACGTTACCTCTTGCAACACGTCTCGGATATCCAGCAGCAATGA
- a CDS encoding ABC-2 family transporter protein — protein MRKYFFVYRATLQRFVEYRSELVIDFVGKIFIPISVQGLLWKAVTESTETGRIASYDFSSLIQYSLFSIIIYNLMKTDYTEREIARAIREGDLNKFLSKPIDFATYYFAVFLGDNTPVIVSGMLLYLACAATGILSMNWLMLGCTILATFLGMVVAYMMGFLIAMLAFWMDEVWTLFVMKNLVLWFLTGHLIPLDMFPPVVQTLSRVLPFGYLAYFPTKLLTNQLTLSETLWGLGAVLSWAMVFYISYKLFWNYALRKYGAFGG, from the coding sequence ATGAGAAAATACTTCTTTGTTTACCGCGCCACGCTCCAGCGCTTTGTGGAGTATCGCAGTGAGCTAGTAATTGATTTCGTCGGCAAAATTTTTATTCCTATTAGCGTTCAAGGGTTGCTTTGGAAAGCCGTTACAGAATCCACTGAGACAGGACGCATTGCCAGCTATGACTTCTCCTCGCTCATTCAGTATAGCCTCTTTAGCATCATCATTTACAACTTGATGAAAACCGACTACACGGAGCGTGAGATTGCGCGTGCTATCCGTGAAGGCGACCTTAATAAATTTCTCTCAAAGCCAATTGATTTTGCTACTTACTACTTTGCGGTGTTTCTCGGTGACAATACGCCTGTGATTGTCAGCGGCATGTTGCTCTATCTGGCTTGTGCAGCGACTGGCATTCTTTCAATGAACTGGCTTATGCTCGGCTGCACGATTTTGGCTACCTTTCTTGGAATGGTGGTAGCATATATGATGGGCTTCCTTATTGCGATGCTGGCATTCTGGATGGACGAAGTCTGGACACTCTTCGTCATGAAAAATTTAGTGCTCTGGTTTCTCACTGGTCATCTTATACCGCTTGATATGTTTCCTCCCGTCGTGCAAACGCTGAGCCGTGTTTTGCCGTTTGGATATCTTGCTTACTTTCCGACGAAACTCCTCACTAACCAGCTCACGCTTAGTGAGACGCTCTGGGGATTGGGTGCGGTTTTATCGTGGGCAATGGTATTTTATATTTCTTATAAACTCTTCTGGAACTATGCTCTGCGCAAATATGGCGCATTTGGTGGATAA
- a CDS encoding response regulator → MPSRLLFVDDEPNVLLSLTELFREERPYTAQRARDALDILRKHPEIDVIVTDQRMPTMTGVEFLREAKKINPIAIRILLTGYSDLNEVLSSVNTGEVYRYILKPWDVDKLRSTVKLAMELAQRTRLIMPKAPVAQPTATSAPAGTNSSSSSANHTRIFIPEKLPILVIDNNQSHLASMRDLFAENYVVNISSTAQSAIEILKRTPMAAIITELSLPDTDPVKFLSEVKSFNPNTPIIVLSSMKDSGLAIQLINQVQIFRYLVRPLRRDTLESTVQTAVELYKTYTATPGLNLKNLETSILKENERKP, encoded by the coding sequence ATGCCAAGTAGATTGCTGTTTGTCGACGACGAGCCGAATGTGCTGCTCTCACTGACTGAGCTTTTCCGAGAAGAGCGCCCATACACTGCTCAGCGTGCCAGAGACGCCTTAGATATTCTGCGCAAGCACCCTGAAATTGACGTCATCGTAACCGACCAGCGTATGCCGACGATGACTGGCGTCGAGTTTTTGCGCGAAGCCAAGAAAATCAATCCTATTGCGATACGCATACTGCTGACTGGTTACTCCGACCTTAACGAAGTGCTCAGCTCTGTCAACACGGGCGAGGTCTATCGTTACATCTTAAAGCCATGGGACGTGGATAAGCTTCGCAGCACTGTGAAACTTGCCATGGAACTTGCGCAGCGCACTCGCCTCATTATGCCCAAAGCTCCTGTTGCGCAACCGACTGCTACCTCTGCGCCTGCTGGCACTAATAGCAGTTCCTCTTCTGCCAATCACACGCGCATCTTCATACCAGAGAAATTGCCGATTCTCGTCATTGACAACAATCAGTCGCACTTAGCCTCAATGCGAGACCTTTTTGCAGAAAATTACGTCGTCAACATCAGCAGCACGGCGCAGTCAGCAATAGAAATTTTGAAGCGCACGCCAATGGCTGCTATTATCACCGAGCTGAGTTTGCCTGACACTGACCCTGTCAAATTCCTAAGCGAAGTCAAATCGTTTAACCCCAACACGCCGATTATTGTCCTCAGCTCTATGAAAGATTCTGGCTTGGCTATTCAGCTCATCAATCAGGTGCAGATTTTTCGCTATTTGGTGCGTCCGCTTCGGCGCGACACGCTGGAAAGCACGGTGCAAACGGCGGTCGAGCTCTACAAAACCTACACCGCCACGCCCGGCCTTAACTTGAAAAATCTTGAGACCAGTATTCTCAAAGAAAACGAGCGTAAGCCATAG
- a CDS encoding RsmB/NOP family class I SAM-dependent RNA methyltransferase, producing MNLLLVLSHSAEVYEEILKSRRPADAVLSEYLRARKYLGSHDRKFISETVYGALREHLELEKLACSFLSEQGLPARLNTVFILVFFLLRKGQVDADALLGAMQQKFAFKPETLYAAVIAASESKHLTDATNPSALSQRHAFPEWMTARLLRHFDIQELDALYHTLNTPAPLGLRVNTMKTSRAALQQILQREGIETEEGLLSPDALLCRKRYNVMQTDAFRQGLFEIQDEGSQVISLLLNPKSGEKILDACAGGGGKTLHLATLMKGRGRVFAHDKFEKRFGNIRLRIRRSGLQNIELIMPAMFEKFARTHCGKLDAVLIDAPCSGSGTLRRNPDLKHRLSEGLLMRLAQQQKDILSQYAPLVKTGGTVVYATCSLFREENEEVVEAFLQAHPSFTLVLPKAQLLNTAAGSSLSNLIAYLGEHSYLRLLPHQTNTDGFFAAVLMKN from the coding sequence ATGAACCTTCTTCTTGTGCTTTCACATAGCGCAGAAGTCTATGAAGAGATTTTAAAGAGTCGTCGCCCTGCTGATGCAGTGTTGTCAGAATATCTGCGAGCGCGCAAATACTTAGGCTCACACGACCGCAAGTTTATCAGCGAAACCGTCTACGGTGCGCTCCGCGAGCATTTAGAACTGGAAAAGCTTGCCTGCTCCTTTCTTTCTGAACAAGGCTTACCAGCACGCCTAAACACTGTGTTTATACTGGTCTTCTTTCTTCTGCGGAAAGGTCAAGTAGACGCCGATGCTTTGCTTGGCGCTATGCAACAGAAATTTGCCTTCAAGCCTGAGACACTATACGCCGCAGTTATCGCCGCAAGTGAGAGCAAGCATCTAACTGATGCAACAAACCCATCAGCCCTTTCACAGCGACACGCTTTTCCTGAATGGATGACCGCACGCCTTCTTCGGCACTTTGACATCCAAGAGCTTGATGCGCTCTACCACACGCTAAATACCCCTGCTCCACTTGGATTACGCGTCAACACAATGAAGACCTCACGTGCTGCGCTTCAGCAAATCTTGCAGAGAGAAGGCATTGAGACGGAAGAAGGCTTGCTTTCGCCTGATGCGCTCCTCTGCCGAAAGCGCTACAATGTTATGCAAACCGATGCATTCAGACAGGGCTTGTTTGAAATTCAAGACGAAGGAAGCCAAGTTATTTCACTGCTACTGAATCCAAAGTCTGGCGAGAAAATCTTAGATGCTTGTGCTGGTGGGGGCGGAAAGACCTTGCATCTTGCCACTTTGATGAAAGGACGCGGCAGGGTTTTTGCGCACGATAAGTTTGAGAAACGATTTGGCAACATTCGCTTGCGCATTCGTCGCTCAGGCTTGCAAAATATTGAGCTCATTATGCCAGCAATGTTTGAAAAGTTTGCTCGCACACATTGCGGCAAGCTCGATGCGGTGCTGATTGATGCACCATGCTCTGGCTCAGGCACACTGCGCCGCAACCCCGATTTAAAACACCGTCTCAGCGAAGGCTTGCTAATGCGCCTTGCCCAGCAGCAAAAGGACATTCTCTCCCAATATGCCCCACTTGTCAAAACAGGGGGCACGGTTGTCTACGCTACCTGCTCTCTTTTTCGCGAGGAAAATGAAGAGGTAGTAGAAGCGTTCCTGCAAGCTCACCCATCCTTTACGCTGGTTTTGCCCAAAGCACAGCTACTGAACACTGCAGCAGGTTCATCGCTTTCAAATTTGATAGCATATCTGGGTGAGCATTCTTACCTTCGGCTTTTGCCCCACCAAACGAATACAGACGGTTTTTTTGCCGCCGTGTTAATGAAAAATTAA